Genomic DNA from Pelosinus sp. UFO1:
TTATATTAAATTTAGCTTTCTACTGACTGCAATGATACTATCAGCGGCTTTAGCTAGCTCTTCCTTTTCATGAGCAGCAGATACTGTTATACGCAAACGACTGGCACCCGGCGAAACAGTAGGAGGTCTGATTGCAGAAACAAGTAAACCATGCTCTTTTAATTCTTGATTCATTGCTACTGCCAATGCTGCCTCCCCTACCAGAATTGGTATTATCGGGGTTAGGCCACCATCAACCTTTAGACCTGCAGCCACTAAAGCTTTTCTCATTCCAGCCGCATTTTCCAGCAATTTATCCACTAATTGGGGAGTTGCTTTTAATACCTTTAACGCGCTAGCTGCCGCTGCCACAGTCGCCGGAGACAAGGCAGTAGAAAAGATGAAACTGCGTGCTTTATTGACTAAATATTGAATAAGCATCTGGCTGCCAGCCACATAACCACCCTCAGAGGCCAAAGACTTACTAAGAGTCCCCACTTGAACATCCACCCTGCCTTTAAGGCCAAAATAGTCCACTGTACCACGCCCACCTCGACCTAGTACCCCAACGGCATGGGCATCATCTACCATAACTATAGCTTGATACTCTTCTGCTAATGGAACGATTTTATCTAGAGGAGCAATATCTCCATCCATACTAAAAACTCCGTCAGTGACAATCAGCCTTTTCCCAGGGCAGATGGAATTCCTTAACTTTTCAGCTAAATCTTTCATATCTGCATGACGATAGACGACAGTCTGCCCCTTTGACAGGCGGCAGCCATCAATAATGCTGGCATGATTTAGTTCATCACTAAAAATTAAATCCCCCTTGCCAACTAAGGCGCTGATCGTTCCCACATTTGCCATATATCCTGTATTAAAAACTAACGCCGCCTCAGTACCTTTAAATTGGGCTAACTCTCGTTCCAAGCTTTTATGCAAAGGATGACTGCCAGTAGTCAGTCTAGCTCCTCCTGAACCAGTACCATGCTGCAAGACTGCATCCAAAGCAGCCTTCTGTACCTTAGGGTTATGGGTTAAACCTAAATAATTATTGGACGACAAGGATAAATAATTTTTCCCCTCTACCTGTATATGTACAGCGTCCAAATGCTTTATGCTTACCGGTTCCCGGTACAAAGCTTGTGCTCTTACTTCTTTAAGGTACTCTTCATAAAACTCCATTTTGGCTCCCTCCCTCAAATTTTCACAAGCACAGGCTGGTGCTGCAAATATTCTTCTAGTGCTAATAAATCTGTATTGGGATTGATAAAAAAAATCCTTCCGCCAATCCCATTACCAAGGGGCTTACAGTGGGGAATCCGTAGGTACCCTTGAGGGCAAGCCACATAGCCAGTAGTATATTCAGGATCATCCGACCAACAAAGTTCTGCCACAATGCCAGGGCCTGCTGCTACCTTGCTGGCTAACACCAATGCCTCACGCACATGCATATTATCAATCCCTTGTTCTACCAATTTTCCCATAAATACCTCTTCATTCTCGATATCCATGCGGGATACTCGAATGCCCTTTTCCCCTGTATTATCTAGCCTTCTGCCAGTTACAGCACATAGTAACATAGCGCCTCGCATACTGTCCGGAAGAGATTGCAACAAATGTATTCCCTCCTTAGCCCCAGTAAGAGATACTCCTGCTGCCACTAGAGCTTTTTCTGCTACACAAAGGCCTTCTGCTACCCCATAGGCCTTTGCCGTGGAAATGGTCAATAAAGGTACTTGTTTTATTGCAGAGTTCTCTATCTTTTCTACAATAATATTCACAAAATCAGCTTCTCCCCTAGTATGAGAAAAAGCCCTTTCTAACATAGCACTTGTTGTTTCTTCTACTCTTTCCTCTGGAACAACCCGCTCTGCTCCAGAAATATGACGGCCACCTTCTTCATGCCGCCCTCCCTGAGCTGCCCGCATTCTAACGCTGTACACTTTGCATCACCCTTTCCGTTTGTACCTTTACCCGTTTTAGCAATAAAGCGAGGGGCCAAGCTGCCAGAGCGGTATAGACCATACCAGGCAGGGCTGCTAATAAAAGAGGCACTGCCGCCTTGCCGATTATATTACCAAGGGCTATCCTGGCTGCACTAGATCCAATCGGCCCCGCTATCACCAATACTGGCCATGTTGCACCAAAAACACCTACACAGATCCCTACTACTACACGAAATATCATCGCGACCCCGACATTTAGTAAAGTTTGCGTTCCTAGTATTAATCCAATGAGACTAGACAATATCCCAGCCATTATATAGGTAGAAAAACCAAACACCCCACAGACAGCTACCGCTAAAGGAGCGGATAGCTGAAATTCCGTCCCTGGGATCAAACCAGGAAGCTTAATCGCACCAGAAATAGTAAGTAAAGCAGTCAATAAAGCTGTTTCCGTCAGTCTTCTCGTCTTGGGCATTGCAACATTTCTCATAAATACCCCCTTTCGGTTAACCATCATATTTTCCTCGGTTAACGTTAATAACAAAAAAATAAGCGTTCATTCCGATTATTTCTTATCAATTCATATAAAGCCTATGACTAACCTATCTAATTCAAAGTAAATAGGCTAAATGACAATCGTCAGGAATGGGATATAGGGATGAGAGGCGTTACGTAGGAAGCAAACGAAGCCCTATATCCAGTTGCTGGCAGACCAGCAATATAGATACAACCTTCTTTAAGGCACTCTATAGTAAAGAATTGCTTCCTCATCGTTAACGAAAATTTATTATATGGTTAACATTATTAATCATACACTCCTTGTTGTAAAATGTAAATTATTTTATAAGAAAAATGCTACGCGTCCTTTTTGAACCACAAAGATACAAAGGTCACAAAGGGGTTAAGGGGTTCTATCCATTTCATTCCCCTCTTCTTTGTGTGCCGCGATAGCGGCATTGCGTCTTTGTGGTTCAATCTTTTTAACTAGAAACTTATAAATTATGATACCATAATAAAAAACCGGAGCTATCTTTTTTAAGATAACTCCGGTTTCTATACTATTTTACCATTTTCCTCGTAAATACTGTACTGGCCACTCTACTTCCTGCTGTAGAACATGCGCAGCCTGCAAGGGCCAATATGGATTGCGTAACAATTCTCTACCCGTGTACACCAGGTCAATACCAGCCTTAACTAATTGCATGGCCTGGGCAGGTTCCGTTATGAGCCCGCCTGCTAATACGGGCAATTGGGTTTTTTCCTTAATCGTTAAAGCCATAGCTACCTGATATCCTGGATATGCCCTTGGCATAACCGGAATTACAGCTCCGGAGCTTACATTGATTATATCAATACCATACTGTTTTACTAAATTCAGCATCTCGGCTACAATCTCCGGTGTATTGCCATCTTCATGATAGTCATCTGCCGATACACGGACGATAACTGGCATTTCTTTAGGAATGACCTGCTTCACCGCAATCAAAACTTCTTGTAAAAAACGTACCCTATTAACAAGATTGCCACCATACTCATCCTCACGAAGATTCGTTAATGGTGATAAAAATTCATTAATTAAATAGCCATGAGCAGCGTGAAGCTCTATCGTGTCAAAGCCCGCTGCTACCGCACGTTTTGCTCCTTGGA
This window encodes:
- the bioF gene encoding 8-amino-7-oxononanoate synthase, which encodes MEFYEEYLKEVRAQALYREPVSIKHLDAVHIQVEGKNYLSLSSNNYLGLTHNPKVQKAALDAVLQHGTGSGGARLTTGSHPLHKSLERELAQFKGTEAALVFNTGYMANVGTISALVGKGDLIFSDELNHASIIDGCRLSKGQTVVYRHADMKDLAEKLRNSICPGKRLIVTDGVFSMDGDIAPLDKIVPLAEEYQAIVMVDDAHAVGVLGRGGRGTVDYFGLKGRVDVQVGTLSKSLASEGGYVAGSQMLIQYLVNKARSFIFSTALSPATVAAAASALKVLKATPQLVDKLLENAAGMRKALVAAGLKVDGGLTPIIPILVGEAALAVAMNQELKEHGLLVSAIRPPTVSPGASRLRITVSAAHEKEELAKAADSIIAVSRKLNLI
- a CDS encoding 6-carboxyhexanoate--CoA ligase, whose product is MRAAQGGRHEEGGRHISGAERVVPEERVEETTSAMLERAFSHTRGEADFVNIIVEKIENSAIKQVPLLTISTAKAYGVAEGLCVAEKALVAAGVSLTGAKEGIHLLQSLPDSMRGAMLLCAVTGRRLDNTGEKGIRVSRMDIENEEVFMGKLVEQGIDNMHVREALVLASKVAAGPGIVAELCWSDDPEYTTGYVACPQGYLRIPHCKPLGNGIGGRIFFINPNTDLLALEEYLQHQPVLVKI
- the namA gene encoding NADPH dehydrogenase NamA, which produces MLFTPISFKQLTLKNRVVMPPMCMYSAADDGMVTDWHVTHYTTRAVGQVGLIIVEATGVEPRGRISNKDLGIWDDKHIAGLKSIVDHIHAQGGKIGIQLAHAGRKSEAVGSNPVAPSAIAFNEEYRLPTALTAGEIQEIIQKFVQGAKRAVAAGFDTIELHAAHGYLINEFLSPLTNLREDEYGGNLVNRVRFLQEVLIAVKQVIPKEMPVIVRVSADDYHEDGNTPEIVAEMLNLVKQYGIDIINVSSGAVIPVMPRAYPGYQVAMALTIKEKTQLPVLAGGLITEPAQAMQLVKAGIDLVYTGRELLRNPYWPLQAAHVLQQEVEWPVQYLRGKW